Within the Feifania hominis genome, the region TCGCTCTCCTCATCGGGCAGCGCGAGGCTCGCTCGCCGCTCGAAGAACGGCGTGCCCTCTTCGATTTGCAGCCCGTAGGCCGAAACATGTTCGGGCCCAAGCTCTATCACCCGCCGCAATGTCTCGGCGAAGCTCTCGGGCGTCTGCTGCGGGATGCCGTACATCAGATCGACGCTCACATTTTGAAACCTGAGCTTTCGCGCGAGCGTGTAGGTCTCAAGAAACTGCTCCCAGGTGTGCAGTCTCCCGAGGGCCGCGAGCTCTTCATCGTGAGTGGACTGAAGCCCGATCGACAGACGGTTGACCCCCGCCCGCCGCAGCGCCCGCAGCGTCTTCTTCATGGCCGAGGCGGGGTTGACCTCCACGGTGATCTCGCAGTCACGCGCAAGGCGAAAGTTCTTTTTCACCCGGGCGAAGAGTTCGCCGATCTGCTTCGGCGTCAGAAGCGACGGCGTGCCCCCGCCGACATAGAGCGTGCCCACAACACAGGCCGATGTCTGGAGCGAGTAGGCCTCCATTTGTAAATACAGAGCGTTTAAATACTCATCTATTTTACTTTTAGGAGCCTCTTTGGAGTAAAAATCGCAGTAGCTGCACTTTCGCTCGCAGAACGGGATGTGCACATAGAGGCCGAGGGGCCTGTCTGCGCGCGGCGCGCGCGCGGGCCTACTCATCGAGCTTGAGCACCGACATGAAGGCCTCCTGCGGAACCTCCACGCTGCCGACCTGGCGCATGCGCTTTTTGCCCTCTTTCTGCTTTTCGAGCAGCTTTTTCTTTCGGGTGATGTCGCCGCCGTAGCACTTGGCGAGAACATCCTTGCGAAGCGCCTTGACCGTCTCGCGGGCGATGATCTTCGAGCCGATGACCGCCTGAACGGGAATCTCGAAGAGCTGGCGCGGAATGCTGTCGCGCAGCTTTTCGCAGATGCGCCGCGCGCGCGGGTAGGCCTTGTCGCGGTGGACGATAAACGAGAGCGCGTCGACCACCTCGCCGTTGAGCCAGATGTCGAGCTTGACAAGGTCGGACGGCTGATAGCCGATGAGCTCATAGTCAAACGAGGCATAGCCCCGGGTTCTCGACTTGAGCGCGTCGAAGAAGTCGTAGATGATCTCGTTGAGCGGCAGCTCGTAGTGCAGGCTGACGCGGTCGGTGTCGAGGTACTTCATGTCCTTGAACGTGCCGCGGCGGTCCTGGCTGAGCTCCATGATGTTGCCGACAAATTCGCTCGGCACGATGATGTTCGCGCTGACCATGGGCTCCTGTGCGGAGGCGATGAGCGTCGGGTCGGGGTAGTTTGTGGGGTTGTCGATGTAGACGGTCTCGCCGCTGGTCTTCTCGATTTTATAGATGACGCTCGGCGCGGTCGTGACGAGATCGAGATTGAACTCGCGCTCGAGCCGCTCCTGGATGACCTCCATGTGCAAAAGACCCAGAAAGCCGCAGCGGAAGCCAAAGCCGAGCGCAATGGAGGTCTCCGGCTCAAAGAGCAGCGACGCGTCGTTGAGCTGAAGCCGCTCAAGTGCCTCGCGCAGATCGGGGTACTTCGCCCCGTCGGCGGGATAGATGCCGCAGAAGACCATGGACATGGCCTTTTTGTAGCCGGGCAGCGGCTCGGAGGCCGGCCGGCCCGCGAGGGTCACGGTGTCGCCCACCTGGGTGTCGCGCACGTTTTTGATCGAGGCCGTCAGATACCCGACCTCACCCGCCGTCAGCTCGCCCGTCGGCTGCAGACCGGCCGGCTGCAGATAGCCGACCTCAACCACGTCGAATTCGCTGCCGGTCTGCATCATGCGGATGCGCTCGCCGGCGCGAAGCGTGCCGTCCTTGACACGGATGTAGACGATGACCCCCTTGTAGGAGTCGTAAAAGGAGTCGAAAATCAGCGCGCGAAGCGGCGCCGCCTCGTCGCCGGACGGGGCGGGGATGTCGCTCACCACCCGCTCCATGACCTCGTCGATGTTGATGCCCACCTTGGCCGAGATCAGTGGCGCGTCCTGCGCGGGGATGCCGATGATGTCCTCAATCTCGGTTTTGACCCGGTCGGGGTCAGCCGCGGGCAGATCGATTTTGTTGATGACCGGCACGAGTTCCAGGTCGTGCTCGAGCGCAAGGTATGTGTTCGCCAGCGTCTGCGCCTCAATGCCCTGCGCCGCATCTACCACCAGCACCGCCCCCTCGCAGGCCGCAAGCGACCGCGAGACCTCGTAGTTGAAGTCGACATGTCCGGGGGTGTCGATCAGGTTGAACGCGTACTGTTCCCCGTTTTTGGCGTTGTAGAGCAGCCGCACGGCGCGCGCCTTGATGGTGATGCCGCGCTCGCGCTCGAGCTCCATGTTGTCCAGTATCTGATTTTCCATATCGCGCTTTGACACGGTCTCGGTCAGCTCGAGCATACGGTCGGCAAGCGTCGACTTGCCATGGTCGATGTGCGCGATGATGGAGAAGTTTCGGATGTGCTGTTGATCCAATGAAGTCACCTCGGCTTTTGGAATTCCTATTTGTAAAGTATATCACAAAGCGTCGCCAAAAAAAATATACTTGTTCTTCTCAGGTGTGGGCGGCGGTGATATAATAAACCAGCAAACCGAAGCTCTTTGGGGTGCGCTGCGCCGTCTTTATCTGCGCGCTCATCGCTTCCAATCTGCCTACCGGAGGGATGACATTGATCGCCGAACTCAACGCCCTGGAGATCTGCCACCGCTATCTTCGCGGCATGGTCCGCCGCAGCGGCGTCTACGTCGACGCGACGGCCGGCCGCGGGCGGGACACCGAGCTTCTCTGCCGTCTCGCGGGCGAGGCGGGCGTCGTCTACGCCTTTGACATTCAGCGGGAGGCCGTCACCGCCACCCGTGCCCGGCTCGAGCAGGCGGGACTCCTGCCCCGCGCCCGGCTCATTCACGGCGGCCATGAGCGCATGGCGGACCATGTCCCTTCGGCCCACGGCGTGGTGTTCAACTTCGGCTTTCTGCCCGGCGGCGACCACAGCGTCTTCACGCGGGCTGAAACCAGTCTCGCGGCGCTCGACGCCGCGGCGGCTCTTCTGGAGCCGGGCGGGTTTCTCGCACTCACGCTCTACAGCGGCGGGCCGAACGGCTACGCCGAGCGCGACGCCGTGCTCTCGTGGCTCGAGGCGCTCGACCAGCGGCGCTTCACCGCCCTTGTCTGTCGCTTTGCAAACCGAAAAAACGATCCGCCTCTCTTCGCGGCAGTCGAAAAGCACCCATAGCAAAGGCCCGCAGGGTTTCCCTGCGGGCCTTTGCTTCAGCCGATGGCCTCGGCGGTGTTCTGCACGGCGGTCAGAACCATCATGATGGGGTCGCTGATCGTCGCCGGCAGCAGCCGCAGCGCGATGTCCGTGCCGGTGCGGTAGAATTCCGCCACACCGAGCAGCGGCGTCGCATCGAGGTCGTAGGCCTGGTTGAAGAGCGTCAGCCGCGCCGTGTGCGGGCCCGTCGTCTCGTAGGTGAAGAGCTCCTGCTCGGAGTCGACGCCCACGTTTTTTCCGTTTCGGTCGGCGAGCATGAGCCCGGCACAGAGCCCGAGCACCGCGAGCGTGACGAGAAACGCCACGGCAAACGCCTTTTTTTCACGTCTTCCCAAATCGCATCACCGCTGTCAGTATCCCCCGCGGGCGGCGGCCTTATCCCCTCACGCCAAAATCTTTGCCAGCACGTCGGCCGCGAGCTTTGCCGAGGCTTTCGCCTCACTGAGGGAATTGCCGGTCGTACCCACCTCCATGATGACCGAGCCCGTGGTGTGGTGCTGATTGAAGCGGTCCTTTCTCAGGCTGATCGGGCGCATGATGCCGGGGCAGGCCTCCATCAGCTCACTCTGCCAGCGAATGGCAAAAGCGAGATTCTCACGCCAGTTCTTGTGGGTCTTTCCGTTTTGAGGCGTGCCGACGACAAACATCAGCTGCGCCATCTGCACCCCGTCGGGCGAGGTGACAACCGGCTGGTACTTCACGCCGTCGGAGTTGACCATGCTGTCCCGGTGCAGGTCTATGACAACGCGGATGTCCGGGTACTCCTCCATATACTCTTTGATGACCTCGTTTGAGCGGGTGTAGGCGCCGTTGTACTCGGGGTAGTCGTTGATTGACAGGTCCTGCACGGTCTTGATGCCCAGGGCATTGAGCTCATCGGCGAGAGCCCGGCCCACGGCCGCCACATTTTTCTCAAGGTCGGTCGTTCGGTCGTTGAATGAGGGGTCGTAGGTCGTCGCGCCCTCCTCGGCGTAGCACTCGGTCGTGTGCGTATGTACGATCAGCACCTGGACGGCGTCTTTTTTCTTTTTCTTCAGAGAGAGCGTCTTTTTGTAGAGCTGCTCCATATCGAGCTCGTAGGAGGTGCTGTTTTTGACGTAGACGCCGCCGTAGTTCGGGTAGCTGTCGTTCAAAGTCGCCTTGATGACAATGGGGCTGATGGGCAGGCGTCCGTCAGCCGGCGGCTCGACCACGGGCGGCTCCTGCTCGGCGTTGTCCTCGCCGGTGGTGTCGTCGTCCGGCACAGTGACAGGGTGGATGACCTCCTCATAGATCTGGGGCGACAGGTCGAGAAAGGCATTTTCGGCCGGCTCATCCGCCCAGAGAAGTTTTGTCTCCTCCGGCAGCAGCGCCTGCACAAGTCCCTCTCCCTGTACGCCGGCCGCCCCCTCGCAGGCGGCGGCGAGAAAGGCCTGTCCCGACAATTGCAGCACGCTCGCGCCCGCGAGCAGAAACACGGCGAACACGCCCGCGAGAAACAGAGCCTCTGCCCGGCGCACAGCCGGCCGGTCAGGGCCCTTCCTGGCCTTGCGGTGAACTTTTCTGCGAAATCCTCTCATTTCGGCTTCCTCCCATCGTGGTCTGATACACTATATGAGAGAAGCGGGCCGCTCATGATTCAGCTGACAAAGTGTTCCATCTCCTCAATGGTCACGCCGCGCTGCAGCGTCGCGTTGATGGAAAAGCCCACGAGCTTCGACAGATTCAAAATGACGGTGTCAATGTCCTTGGGCGTGACGAAGAGGTCGAGATCAAAGGGCGCGAGCGACTCGCGCACAAGCCCGTGGACCTCGTCGGGCTCATAGTCGCCGAGAAAGGAGAAGATGTCGCTTGAGCCCTTGATGTTGCGGCGGATGTTCTCGGCGACGATGCCCACCACGTCGCTTGTGAGTGTGGCGGCGTTGACCACGGTGGGCACGCCGATTGCCACCACCGGCACACCGAGTGTCTTCTCGCTGATCTCGGCGCGGTTGTTGCCCACGCCCGAGCCCGGGTTGATGCCGGTGTTTGAGAGCTGAACAGTGGTCGCCAGGCGCGTGAGCCTGCGCGCGGCGAGCGCGTCGACCACGATGACGGCCGAGGGCTTCACCCGCTCGCAGAGGCCCTTGATGACCTCGGCAGTCTCAACGCCGGTCTGACCGAGCACACCGGGGGCCAGCGCCGCTACCGAGCGCAGGGATGCATCCTCAAAGTACTCGGGCATCTCGGTTTCCAAGTGCCGCGTGACCATGGTGTATTTGACTGTTCGCGGGCCGAGGGCGTCGGGCGTGACCGACTCGTTGCCGAGGCCCACCACGAGAACCGAGCGCAGATCGGTTTTGCCGAGAAGCTCGGCGAGCTCATGGGAGATGACTGAGACCCCCTCTTTCAGCCGCGCCGGGTCAACGGCGACCTCGCGGGGCAGCTCGACGGTGATGTAGTCGCCCACGGGCTTTCCCATGCGCGAGCTGCCCTCTTCGTTTAAGATGTGCACACGGTGTACGGTCATGTTTTCAAAGGTGATGGTGTCGCCGCTCACGCCGGGCAGCTCGCCCGCGTTGGCGCTGGCGAGCTCGCGCGCCTCGAGCGCGAGGTCGGTTCTGATCTTGCTCATACGTCCTCCTGTTTTTGCAAATACTCGAGACTAGTTTGAGCGGCGAGGGCCATTTTATCACGGCGTCTTGAAAACTTCCGCGCGGCGGGAAAAAAGTTGTTGCTTTTTCAAATCTTGAATGGTAAAATAATGTGTACGTGATATGGGTTAAAAGGAGGTGCAAAAGGTTGCCGAACATCAAATCCGCCAAGAAGAGAGTCAAGGTCACGAAAGTCAAAGCTCTGAATAACCAGATGGTGAAAAACGCTCTGAAGACCTGCCTGAAGAAGTACGACAGCGTCGTGGCTTCCGGCGACAAGGCCGAGGCTGAGGCCATGTATAAGATCACCGTGAAAAAGGTCGATCAGGCCGCCGCCAAGGGTATCCTCCATAAGAATACCGCCGCGAGAAAGAAATCGCAGTTGACGAATATGCTCAACTCCATCGGCGCGTAAGAGGGTCTGTCAGAAAAGCGAGAACCGAGTTCTCGCTTTTTTATTTTCCCCAGCCCATGAAAAAAGCCGCTTTCGCGGCTTTTTGTTTTTGATAGCAGGCGAATTTTCATAAAATACAACCACTAATGGTGTAAGCGTCCTTTGCGGCCGGCCTGTTTTTTTCAGCTAGCGCAGCGTTTCAAAAAAGCGCTCGAGCAGCTCGGCGCACTCGCGTTCTCTCACGCCGCGTGTGACCGCGGGCGCGTGGTTGAGCGGCATGGCAAAGAGGTTGCACACTGACCCGCAGGCCCCCGCTTTCTCGTCGGCCGCACCATAGACAAGCGCACCCACCCGGGCGTTGATGATCGCCCCGGCGCACATCGGGCAGGGCTCAAGCGTGACATAGAGCGTGCAGTCCGACAGGCGCCAGTCGCCAATTGCCGCTGCGGCGCGCTCGAGCGCGAGAAGCTCCGCGTGTCGCAGGGCGTCGCCGCAGCGCTCCTTTTCGTTGCAGGCGGCAGCGATGATCTCGCCGTCGCGCACAACCACGGCGCCGATGGGCACGTCGCCGGTAGCAAGCGCCTGCCCGGCCTTGTTGATCGCCTGTTTCATGAAGTACTCGTGATCCATAACTCTCTCCTTGATATCCATGTCGGCTCCGTATAGACAACCGTCCCGCGGGAACTTTGCCCCGCAAGGGAGAACACGGCCTGAATTCCGTATCATAGCCGCTCTGCGGTTATGATACCATGAGCACAAAGTGATCATGGTACAATGTGGCTATATTTTCAGCCGTCCCCCAGGGACTCCCCGCAAGGGGCGAGAGCACGGCCCGAATTTTATATAATAGCCGCTGCGGCTATTATACCACGATACTTTCGCTCGTGGTATACGCAGTTGTGCTTCGGCAGGCGTTTGCATCTCTCTTTTAAGTATTTTCAAAGAGCTCTCTGGGCATCCAAATGCATGTTTTCATGAATCAATTTTGATTCCATGAATTGACAAAAGTCGCAGTGATATCCTATAATTGTGTATGGAAACGACTACCACTCGTTTTGAGTATCACAACGGAGTGTCTACCAATGAAAGAACTGCTGCAAATCCTCACAGAAATAACCGGGTGCTCGTTCATCTCTGATCTTCGCACCCGCCCGATTGCGGCAAGACTCGCCCAGACCGTCGACAACGTGGCAGACGACGACTATTCGCCCGGTGAGTGGTCCTATGCGTTGAGCTATATCACAGGCAACAATCTGTCGTTTCATTCGGTGGAAGAGGCCAAGAACTATATTCGGCATATGAAATCACTGTAATAGAGAAAGAGTACGCTCAGCGGCGTGCTCTTTTTTTCTTGACAAGACCGCGCAAAGCTGGTATGATGAGTTCAAAGTTAGTTTTAACTAACCTCGCGACAATTGAGTCGCTTTTTCTCTCCCTCAATATTAGTTATGACTAACTCAGCAAAAAGGAGTGATGCGTTTGCCACCGGCGTTGGAACAGCTTCTGGTGCAGCACTGCGCGCCGACTCTTCTCGGCGCCAAGGCCGCAAGCCTGATTTCACTGAGCCGCAGCGTCTTTGAGTGCCCCTGCACCCTGGCGCGGCAGCTCCATGAGCGCTTTGCTCCATCCGGTCTGTGCTTCACCGTACTCGGGGGCTGTGCAAGGCGGGTGCTGCTCTATGTCTACCGTCCGGCGCTGCTGCAAAAGGCTCTGTCCTGCCGCCGGGCGCAGCGCATCCTCGGCGCGTGCGGCTATCCGCTCCGTGGCGAGCTTGAGGCGCTTCTCACCCACCTGCGCCGCAGAATCGGTGCAGATGGGGGCTTTCCCCATGAGATCGGCCTGTTTCTCGATTACCCGCCCGGGGATGTCGAGGCCTTTATTCAAACCGGTGGTGCAGGATGCAAACTCTGCGGCTACTGGAAAGTCTACACCGACGTCGAGGCGGCCCGCAGACGCTTTGCCCGCTTTGACGACTGCCGCGCGCGGCTTCGTCACATGCTCGCGGCGGGTCAGACACTCTCTGCTCTGCTTGAGGCAGCCTGAAAAAACTCGATTGGGAGGTATTTCAATGAAAAAAATTGCTGTAATCTACTGGACCGGCACCGGAAACACCGAAGCCATGGCCCATTCCGTGGCAGACGGCGCCCGCACAGCGGGGGCCGAAGTGGCGATCCAATGTGTCGGCGATATTGCGGCTGACACTGCCGCAGGTTTTGATGCGCTCGCGCTCGGCTGTCCCGCCATGGGCGCCGAGGTGCTGGAAGAGACCGAGTTTGAACCCTTTTTCGCTGAGCTTGAGCCTCAGCTCGGCGGCAAGACCGTGGGGCTTTTCGGTTCTTACGGCTGGGGCGACGGGCAGTGGATGCGCGACTGGAAAGAGCGCACCATCGCCGCAGGCGCCAATCTGTGCGGCGAGCCGGTCATGGCCAACGAGGCCCCCGGTGTGACCGAGCTCGACGAGTGCCGTGCGCTTGGCGAGGCCCTCACAAAATAACGACACCCCCCTCTCACATATCCCCTCCTTTGTCACAATCTTGACTCATTGTGATTTTGGCCGTGCTGCACGGCCGACAAGCAAAAAAGCCGCCGCATCCTGGATGCGGCGGCTTTTTCATCGCGCCGCGCTCACAGAGGCACCTGCCCGCCTTTTGTGCGCAGCAGGGGGGGGAGAGGGTCAAAGGGGGCAGAAAATCCCACGGTTGAACACATCGTTCTTCCGTGGGATTTTCTGTGGTTTACCTCACGCGGCATTGTTCTCTGATCTTTTCCAGAAAGATTTTTACCGCCGGCGAAAAAGTCTGATACTTTTTCGTGACCAGGTACAAATCCACACTCAGTTCCGGGACGATGGGGCGGAAAGTGAGATTTCTTCCCTTTGTGTTTACCAGACGGTCAAGACAGAGCGCATAGCCGATCCCCCGTTCCACCAAAAATGTCGCGTTGTAAATCAGGTTATAGGTTGCTACAACATGAAAAACCGATCGGTCCGCTCCAAACCATTCTATTTCCTGGTGCCCTTGAAAGGTCTGTTCCGCAAAAATCAGCGGCAGAGTTTTGAGCTGGTCGATGTTGATCTCTTTCTGCTGGGAGAGAGGGCAGTCCTTGGGCATCAGCAAACCGAAAGTGTCCTTTTGATGCAAGTTCAGATAATCGTATTTTTCCTGCCGAATAGGCCCCAGCAGCAGTCCCATGTCGGCAAGGCCTTTGTCCAATCGCTCAAGCACTGTGTCGGCATCGCCGCTGTGAGTATGGAATCGGACGTCGGGATATTGAATGTGAAACTCGGCAAAAAGCTGTGCAAACAGATCCATGACAATGGTCTCACCACAGGCTATGGAAATGTCCCCGCTCAGCGTCTGCGCATCTGTGCGCAGGGCAGATTCCGTGCTGTCCATCAGGGCGAGAATCTCCTGAGCCCGATTTCGCAAAAACGCCCCGTCCTCTGTCAGTGTAAGCTTGCGCTTGCCCCGGACAAAAAGCTGTTTGCCCAATTGTTTTTCCAGATCCATCATTTGCTTCGATAGCGTGGACTGTGTTACATAAAGAGTCTCAGCCGCCTTTGTGATGTTCTGCTCGCGTGCGATGGCAAGGAAATAATGCAGCAGCCTGGTTTCGATCATGGTGTCACCTCCGAATTTCCTGTTTTTATTGTAGCCTTCTTTACCATTCCCGTCAACGATGATAATTGATAATTAACAACTATTTGTAATATTTAATGGGTCGAAATATAATAAAACCAGAATTGAAAGGGAGGCTTTCGCTTTGAGAACGGATATGGAATATCTGAGAAGCTGTCTGCACGACTGCGGCTTTGGAGAACAGATGACGGCAAAATGTTTGCAGTGTATCGGCGAAAAGCGGCGACTGGAGCTTCTCAGGCTATTGAATCTCCAGAGAGGAAAGCTGATGGATGAGCTCCACACCGCGCAAAGACGCATTGACACCATGGATTACATCATCCGACAGATTGAAATGACCATTGAGGAGGCACAGCTATGAACATCATTGAGAACAAAACCTTCGATCAGGAACGCGCACTGTACGGCAGTCGGAATCTGACGGTACGCCGCTGTGGCTTCGACGGCCCCGCTGACGGTGAGAGCGCTTTTAAGGAGTGCAAAAATATCGCAGTGGAAAACTGCTTTTTCAATCTCCGCTACCCTTTCTGGCACGATCACGGCCTCGCTATCACCGGGGGTGAGATGACGGAAAAATGCCGCGCCGCTCTCTGGTACTCTGACCATGTACAGATCACCGGGCTAAAGATGTATGGCATCAAAGCCCTGCGTGAGTGCAGCGATGTGACCGTCCGCGGCTGTGATATCACCTCTTCGGAGTTCGGCTGGTCCGTCAGAGATATCACGATGGAAGATACCACGGCACAAAGCGAATATTTTATGATGCGCTCAGAAAATTTGACCTTTCGCAATGTGCGCTTTCAGGGCAAATACTCTTTTCAGTACATCAAAAACGCCGTGTTTGAGAACTGTGTATTCGAAACCAAAGATGCTTTCTGGCACGGTGAAAATATCACGGTACGAAACAGCACCATCAAGGGGGAATACCTTGCGTGGTACTCCAGAGGGTTGACACTCGAAAACTGTACGATCATTGGCACACAGCCGCTGTGTTACTGCAAGGATCTGAAGCTGATTCGCTGCGAGATGGTCAACACTGACCTCTGCTTTGAAAAGAGCGAAGTGGAGGCCAGCATCACCACGCCAGTGGTCAGCATTAAGAATCCGCTGTCCGGCACGATCTGCGTTCCGGCTGTGGGCGAGATCATCCGTGATGACAGCAAGTCCAAAGGCAAAATCATCGTCTGCAACTATGCGCTGCCCTGCGTGGTCAGCGCCTGAAATAAAACAAAAAAGGAGCGTAAACAATGAGTGGTTATATCTGTAAGCTGAGCGAAAAAGTTGAGAGAACCCATGTCCGCTATAACAACCGCTACGGCATCGCAATAGCCGGTGACTTATACACCCCGAGGGAGCTTGACCTGAGTAGGCAGTATCCCGCCGTTGTGGTTGGCGCCCCCTATGGAGGCGTCAAGGAGCAGGGCCCCTGCGTCTATGCCAACGAGTTGGCCCAGCGCGGCTTTGTTGTACTGACTTTTGACCCCGGGTATATGGGGGAGAGCGCCGGCGAGCCCCGCCGTGTTTCCTCGCCGGATATATTCAGCGAGAACATCAGCGCCGGGGTGGACTACCTGGGGCTGCTGCCCTATGTGGACCGCGGGAGAATCGGCGCGATTGGCATCTGTGGAAGCGGCGGCTTCTCACTGTCAGCCGCGGCAATGGACTCCCGCATCAAGGCAGTCGTTACCGCAAGCATGTACGACATGAGCTATGCCGCCCGTGCAGGGCTGACACCGGAGCAGATCGCCGAGAACAAAAACCGTCTCTCTCTTCAGCGTTGGGCCGATGCTGAAAATGGCTATCCCCAATATATTCCCACTTTTCCGGAAGAGCCTGTCGATGAAATTCCTGCCGAGATGACCGGCATCTGGCGTGAGTTCTTCGAGTTTTATGCCACAAGGCGCGGCCATCATCCCCATGCCCGCGGCGGCTTTACTACTACAAGCGACCTGGCTTTCATCAACTATCCGCTTCTCTCCCATATCGATGAGATCAGCCCCCGTCCCATCCTGTTCGTTGTAGGCGAGCAGGCCGGGAGCCGCTTCTTCAGCGATGTGGCATATGAGAACGCCCACGAGCCGAAAGAGATGCTTGTCATCCCCAACTGCAACCATGTGGACCTGTACGATGACGCGACCAAAATCCCCTTTGATCGAATCGAGAGCTTTTTGAAGGAGAACTTGAAGTGAAAACGACAGTGCTCAATAACGGCGTCAAGATGCCCATGGAGGGCTTTGGTGTCTTTCAAGTGCCCGAGAGTCAGTGTGAAGAGGTCGTACGCAACGCCATATGCGCCGGTTATCGCCTGATCGATACCGCAAGCTCCTATAAAAACGAGGAGGCGGTCGGCGCTGCCATCCGGCAGGCAATCCAGGCGGGAATTGTGGCCCGCGATGAGCTTTTTATCACCACCAAAGCCTATATCCAGGAAATGGGCTATGACAATCTGAAAGAAGCTTTCACCCGTTCTCTGAACAAACTGGGTCTCGATTATCTGGATCTGTATCTCATCCATATGCCCCTCGGCGATTATTACGGCGCATGGCGGGCGATGGAGGAGCTTTATGCGGCGGGCAGGATCCGCGCCATTGGCGTGTGCAATTTCGATTCCGCCAGGCTGATGGACCTTTGCTACAATGCCAGGGTCCATCCCATGGTAAATCAGATCGAGCGCCATCCCCACTATCAGCGCCACGATGAGCTTGCCATAATGGAAAAGCTGGGCATACAGCCCCAGGGCTGGGCTCCCTTTGCAGAGGGGCTCAATGGAATGTTCACCGAGCCCGTGTTGCAGGCCATCGCCGCCAAGCACAGCAGGACGGCCGCCCAGGTTATCCTCCGCTGGGAGGTGCAGCAGGGTGTGAGTATCATCCCCAAGTCGGTACATCCTGAGCGCATGGCGGAAAACCTGGCCATCTGGGATTTCGAGCTGGACAGCGGCGATATGCAGGAGATCAGAACCATGGACAAGGCTCGTCCCTCCATGCTGGACTGCTCCAAGCCCAGCGAGATTGATCGCCTGTATCACTACCTGAGCAATCCGGTGTTGACCAGCCTGTAAGGGAGGATAAGCATGATAAAGATTGAAGCAAACGGCACCGTTCTCAAGGTAAAGCTCTGTGAGAACAGCTCTGCGAAAGCGGTGAAAGAACTTCTCAAAGACGGCGCTCTTACTCTGCCTTTGAAAGATTACGCCCACATGGAGAAGTTCGGCTCTTTCGGCAGACAGCTCCCCGTGAACGATGAATACATCACCACCGAGCCCGGCGATGTCATACTCTCAGAGGGACATCTTCTGGTGATCTACTACGCTTCCAACACATGGAACTTTACCCGCCTCGGCAAAGTGCAGAATGTGGGCGCCGCTGATCTGAAGCGGGTGCTGGGCAAGGGAGAGGTTACGGTGACACTGTCCCTGGATGAGTAATCCGAAGCTGGCAAACCACTGCTTGGAAAGGAGGCACAAATGAAAAAATT harbors:
- the hemW gene encoding radical SAM family heme chaperone HemW; protein product: MSRPARAPRADRPLGLYVHIPFCERKCSYCDFYSKEAPKSKIDEYLNALYLQMEAYSLQTSACVVGTLYVGGGTPSLLTPKQIGELFARVKKNFRLARDCEITVEVNPASAMKKTLRALRRAGVNRLSIGLQSTHDEELAALGRLHTWEQFLETYTLARKLRFQNVSVDLMYGIPQQTPESFAETLRRVIELGPEHVSAYGLQIEEGTPFFERRASLALPDEESEVAMYELAVRLLGEAGYRHYEISNYAREGFESRHNLRYWNCDDYLGLGTAAASYFCGKRFRFAADMERYIAASKNNFEGIVEDYFEIPLRENIGEYVMLRLRLADGVDKAAFFRLFRRQFDELFGQKLQPYLARSLAVDDGACVRLTDEGMYVSNHILSDLIDFS
- a CDS encoding nucleoside deaminase; this translates as MDIKERVMDHEYFMKQAINKAGQALATGDVPIGAVVVRDGEIIAAACNEKERCGDALRHAELLALERAAAAIGDWRLSDCTLYVTLEPCPMCAGAIINARVGALVYGAADEKAGACGSVCNLFAMPLNHAPAVTRGVRERECAELLERFFETLR
- the rpsT gene encoding 30S ribosomal protein S20 gives rise to the protein MPNIKSAKKRVKVTKVKALNNQMVKNALKTCLKKYDSVVASGDKAEAEAMYKITVKKVDQAAAKGILHKNTAARKKSQLTNMLNSIGA
- the spoIIP gene encoding stage II sporulation protein P, whose amino-acid sequence is MRGFRRKVHRKARKGPDRPAVRRAEALFLAGVFAVFLLAGASVLQLSGQAFLAAACEGAAGVQGEGLVQALLPEETKLLWADEPAENAFLDLSPQIYEEVIHPVTVPDDDTTGEDNAEQEPPVVEPPADGRLPISPIVIKATLNDSYPNYGGVYVKNSTSYELDMEQLYKKTLSLKKKKKDAVQVLIVHTHTTECYAEEGATTYDPSFNDRTTDLEKNVAAVGRALADELNALGIKTVQDLSINDYPEYNGAYTRSNEVIKEYMEEYPDIRVVIDLHRDSMVNSDGVKYQPVVTSPDGVQMAQLMFVVGTPQNGKTHKNWRENLAFAIRWQSELMEACPGIMRPISLRKDRFNQHHTTGSVIMEVGTTGNSLSEAKASAKLAADVLAKILA
- the lepA gene encoding translation elongation factor 4, producing the protein MDQQHIRNFSIIAHIDHGKSTLADRMLELTETVSKRDMENQILDNMELERERGITIKARAVRLLYNAKNGEQYAFNLIDTPGHVDFNYEVSRSLAACEGAVLVVDAAQGIEAQTLANTYLALEHDLELVPVINKIDLPAADPDRVKTEIEDIIGIPAQDAPLISAKVGINIDEVMERVVSDIPAPSGDEAAPLRALIFDSFYDSYKGVIVYIRVKDGTLRAGERIRMMQTGSEFDVVEVGYLQPAGLQPTGELTAGEVGYLTASIKNVRDTQVGDTVTLAGRPASEPLPGYKKAMSMVFCGIYPADGAKYPDLREALERLQLNDASLLFEPETSIALGFGFRCGFLGLLHMEVIQERLEREFNLDLVTTAPSVIYKIEKTSGETVYIDNPTNYPDPTLIASAQEPMVSANIIVPSEFVGNIMELSQDRRGTFKDMKYLDTDRVSLHYELPLNEIIYDFFDALKSRTRGYASFDYELIGYQPSDLVKLDIWLNGEVVDALSFIVHRDKAYPRARRICEKLRDSIPRQLFEIPVQAVIGSKIIARETVKALRKDVLAKCYGGDITRKKKLLEKQKEGKKRMRQVGSVEVPQEAFMSVLKLDE
- the gpr gene encoding GPR endopeptidase, giving the protein MSKIRTDLALEARELASANAGELPGVSGDTITFENMTVHRVHILNEEGSSRMGKPVGDYITVELPREVAVDPARLKEGVSVISHELAELLGKTDLRSVLVVGLGNESVTPDALGPRTVKYTMVTRHLETEMPEYFEDASLRSVAALAPGVLGQTGVETAEVIKGLCERVKPSAVIVVDALAARRLTRLATTVQLSNTGINPGSGVGNNRAEISEKTLGVPVVAIGVPTVVNAATLTSDVVGIVAENIRRNIKGSSDIFSFLGDYEPDEVHGLVRESLAPFDLDLFVTPKDIDTVILNLSKLVGFSINATLQRGVTIEEMEHFVS
- a CDS encoding tRNA (mnm(5)s(2)U34)-methyltransferase; the protein is MIAELNALEICHRYLRGMVRRSGVYVDATAGRGRDTELLCRLAGEAGVVYAFDIQREAVTATRARLEQAGLLPRARLIHGGHERMADHVPSAHGVVFNFGFLPGGDHSVFTRAETSLAALDAAAALLEPGGFLALTLYSGGPNGYAERDAVLSWLEALDQRRFTALVCRFANRKNDPPLFAAVEKHP